The Silene latifolia isolate original U9 population chromosome Y, ASM4854445v1, whole genome shotgun sequence sequence ACGGTTACACACACACGGCCACACCCACACCACATGCACACACCACACACGGCACACACACGGCCTGTGGGGCCTGCTCACGGCCTGATTTGGGGCTGTTTTGGGCTGTTTTGGGCAGCCCTACGGTCTCCTTCCTTCTCCCTCCAAAACCCGTCTCAACAATGTTACAAAACCATTCCAACAACACACAACCATTAACAATTCAATTCAACACTACCAACATATGAATTATACCTCATAATAATCATACTTTAACAAATATATTCATATAAAATAAATTTAACATATTAACAACCACATaaacatccaacacacaaaaaaatgtgacatatatcgccgagtaactcggaatagttaccttaagctagaaaaaggcaaataacccttgagaaaaccctaaaaacagtagctacccatcatcctctactatataggagtcccctatatcatcctcataatcttcacctattaaaaacaacaaaaacacaataataattactaaaaccgaaattatgcccaaaatcatcttaaatcgacatTATGAAAACTAAacttaaaacatactaggatgtagatcttaaagagaggattccgaaaatataaattttgcgaaaatcggactagaaacgaagaagttatgatgaaattacgattgtaagtttatttgattttttttttttttttgcggattttcggaagaacaaagatcaagaggaacaaaataaaaaaaaatgaaaccctAGGAAGAATGGGGAGGGCCGGATGCCTCATGGGGGGGTTAGGGTCTATtttttttgactcggttttgatTCGTTTTGACGGAAATTCAAATTATTCGTCAAACGCGATTTTCGAAAACgctaaagtttttaaacacgagtttACTAGAAAATTAAGTACCCCTATGCCCTATATCCTAACTCATTTaaccaacgaccgtaagaaatagaAAATCCCATGTTTACGACTTTTCATCGAAATAACCTTTTATTAAAGAAAAGGttcaaatatagtttaaattacttttaaacatttccaaactatcaaaaataattatattacttcaaaataaaataaaattatattttatcgaattattattatttcaaataaattaatattaaattaaagttgatttaaaatattacttttaaaatataataacggtccaaatttacgggtgttacaatcatccctccttttaaaaagtttcgtcccaAAAACTTAAAAGAAAGAatcattgtatatatataagtccatctttttaaaacaattaaacaaaattTTCAAGATATGAACGTATggaaatataagtgtcctttcaattgaacggagatactcttggcgatcactcaagaacatcaatattccaattcaaagacataaaaatacatttttacaccaacaaatgataaaactaattatcagacgtctccaataacaagctttaacactaattgacgttaaaaccagtgaaaaacattaaaatattttcaaaacctttagctcaaattttttttataataagggtaataactccattagctatagctAAACCCTAATTACGGTTTCTAAACACTAAGCAAAGTCTATTAACGCGGAGAATATGTAAGAAAAAGGAATaacctcacgagaaaagttcgggatatttagctaacatagaagcttcaggttcccaagtttcttcttcgacatttccacaacgccaaagaacacgaaCTAGGGGCACAATTTTGCTCCTGAgttgcttgtttgctctttcAAGGATCCGgattggcctttcttccaaagtcaaGCTAGGTTCTAAATCTGGAATTTCCTCTTGAatgacatggctcggatcactaatgtacttcctcaactgagatacatggaagatattatgaaccttgctcaaattcggaggcaactccaaacggtaagcaacgggaccaatcttttcaatcacacggaaaggtccaatgtatttgggacttaGCTTCCCTTTTACACCAAACCgcttcacccctttcataggttatactttaaggaacactcgatcatcaacctcaaaggaaagtggtcgatgacggacatcagcataagatttctgtcgatcTTGAGCGGCTTTCATGCGCTCTctaatgatctgaacctgattgacgGTCTCAGTCATCAAATCGGGTCCTCACACATGAGCAttttggacttgatcccaacaaacgGGAGTACGACATttcctaccatacaaagcttcataaggtgacatttTAATAGAGGcctgatagctattgttgtaggagaattcaacaagaggtaaacatttctcccaagaagtatGGAAATCTAAGGTACAAGCTCGGAGAAGATCCTCTAATGTCTGGATAGTTCtttcagtctgtccgtctgtagcggaatgaaaagcggtactcattagtagcttactacccatggttTCTTGtaaagcagtccagaaacgagaacagaATCTAGGGTCTCggtctgaaactatatctttaggaactccatggtagcgtactatctctttcacgtaggcaccaactaaaacatttaaattccatgtctccttgataggtataaatctagcacatttggtcagtcgatctacaaccacccataCAGCATCCTTTCCACCAGCAGTcctaggtaaagccatcacaaagtccatggcaatggactcccatttccaaagaggaacatccaaaggttgtagcaaacctccGGGCTTCTGATGCTCAATTTTCACTTTCTCGGCGGTAAGACATTTGCTAACATaatctaggacatcaatcttcattcTAGGCCACCAAaattgtaatctcaagtctttatacatcttgtcaccaccaggatgaatagaataAGGAGAAAGATGAGCCTCATCAAGGATCCTCTTTCTTAACTCAAACTACATTcgaacatacatcctaccatggtaacgaaggtatccatcattatccaccacacaatccttagcttgcccaagttggatttttgcttgaatggacttgaaagtagcatcttcaggtaggcaagtacggatctcacggtaaaaatCAGGTTCTGCACTCAAAGCACTAAGATGATCAAAACCCTTctcaacaaggcttatccctaacttttgaaattctaCGATAAATTCATGAGGTAATTCATGGATAGTGTTCAAAGAGTGAcaagtcttcctactcaaagcatcggccaccacatttgcttttccttcatgataaatcaactcaaagatcataatcattcactaactctagccatcttctttgcctcatattcaactcTTTTCGGGTAAAGATACACTTCAAACTTTTATGGTCGGTATAAAttcggcaatgaactccaataaggtaatgtctccatgtcttcaaggcatgcaccaccgcagctaactcaagatcatgagtcggataaTTCACCTCGTGAACTCTCACTGTGTCGAGAGGCATAAGCAATAACCTTTCGATTTTGCATTAAGACACAACCTAAACCATATtttgaagcatcacaataaacatcatagtccacaccatcctcgggtaaggtcaacaccggagcaaagagtcaacctagtcttcaatTCCAAGAAAGCATTCTCACATTcatcggtccacacaaacttagactctttcttcaacaattgagtcatcggtctagctatcttaaaaaaatctttcacaaatcgacggtaataacccgccaaaccaAGGAAACTTGAATCTCGGACACATTTTTCGGactcttccaatcaacaacgacttcaattttggcaggatctaccataataCCATCTTTGGATATGACATGTCCAAGAAAAGCTACTTGATgtaaccaaaattcacatttagagaacttagcaaaccacttttgacgacgtaGAATGTCTAAGATGATACGAAGGTCTTTGGCATGAACTTTATCATTCTTTGAGAAAATTAAAATATCATCAATGAATACCACAACACATTTATCGAGGTACTCACCAAAGGTACgattcatttgatccatgaagatagcaggagcattagtcaatccgaaaggcattactTTAAATTcaaaatgtccatatctcgtgctaaaggcgctTTTAGGAATATCGGATTCACGAAtcgaatttgatgataacccgatctaagatcaatcttggaaaaagtagaagcaccacgtaATTGGTCAAAGAGATCATCAATTCGTGGAAGAGGATATTTGTTCTTGATCGTCACACgattaagttcacgataatcgaTCTgagtcgcatagatccatcctttttcTTTACAAAGAGAACGGGAGAACCCCAGGAGAAGCACTAGGCCTTATAAAGCCTTTCTCAATCAAGTCATCAAGTTGGATTCTCAACTCTTTCAATTCGGAAGGagccatacgataaggagctttagcaattgGTCCAGTTCCAGGAACTAGATCAATGGAAAATTCAACATctctttcaggaggaattccgGGTAATTCATCGGGAAAAACATCTGGATATTCACAAACAATAGGAACATCCTTCAAAGGAGGAAGAGAAGAATCAGAAGTAGTCACTACGCATAGAAAAGCTTGATGACCCTTCTTCAAAGAATTCACCATTTTCATGGCTGAGATTAATTTCACACTAGCTTGCTTTCTAACTCCTTGATAAGATACGCGAGTACCCAAAGGACTTTTAAGAATAATCTTTTGATCTCGGCATTcgaatcgagcatgataagtaaataaccaatccatgcccagaataacatcaaattcttcaagtggGAATCGAAAGAGATTAGCCGGAAAAATAGATCCCGATATTGATATAGGAACATTGGAATAGATATTAGAACAAGAAAAGATGTCACCGGAAGGTAAAGATATATCAGTGCTTTCACCAAGTGAAGATTCAAGAAGTAATTTGTCGGAGAGTTTCATCGATATAAATGACAAAGAAGCACCGGTATCGAATAAAACTAAACAAGGAACTTCAAATATTAAGAACGTACCGTGACTATATCCGGGTGTGCCTCGGCCTCGACGGCTCATCAAGAAAATACGACCTCTCGGTCTCTCGGGAATAGCAGTGTGTAGTAGCAACAGCGGTCTTCTTCGAGGACATACATTAGCCTTATGTCCAGGCTTGTTGCAGAAGAAACATATAATAGGCCTATCCCTATCAAAGCAACCGACTCCGGGATGTGCTGGCTTCCTACATTGGTAGCATACACGATCCTTAAGACCTTTGTTGTTGCTAGGAGATAGATTACGAGCACCTTGATTTGCTTGACCACTCGGAACAAACCTTCTCTTATTAGGATAAGAAGGGGTAGAAGGAGAAACATAAGGCCTAGAAGGAACAACGTAAGGCCTAGAAGTAGGATAGAATGGCCTCTTGCCAAGAGAAGTAATAGTAGTACTAGTAGTACGAGCCTCTTCATCGATAGCCCGTAAAGTACTCTCAGCCCATAAGGCATCATCATAGATCGAGACAAAGGATGTAGAATCTCTACGAATCATACTCTTAAGCTTTGGAGtaagcttttcaagataaaagaaagctTTTTCGTCTTCATTTTTGACAAGTCTTGTGGCATAGTGAGAAAGTTCATTGAATTTGTCGGTAAAGGCTTGAACAGAAAGATTTCCCTGCTTCAATTCCATGAACTCTTTAAGTCTttgttgtttcagctcttttggaTAGAATCTAGTTTCAACTAGATCCTTAAAGCGATCCCAACCAAAGCCAGGCTCAAGAATAGAAGTAGGACCAGTCATAGACCACCATCTCTTTCACAAGAAAATGAGAAGCCAATTTCACCTTGTCTCCTTCACGAACTTCATACAAGGCAAAACTCTTCTCCAAATCACGGAACCATTCAGTGAGTGCCACTGGATCTACTTCACCACCATACGTCTTAGAATTGTTTCGAGTTAATTGATTTGCCACCCAAGTATAAGTGCCAGGGGCACCTTCTGGAGGCGGGGAAAGAAGAGGAGCAGGAACAGGCTGATTTTGTTGATTCTGAAGAATCTGAGTGAGAGCTTGTAGGATTGCATTATCTACAGCTTTTCTTGgaggagccatcttgcaaaagaagACATTGGCTTATTTAATAAAGGCTTActtaacaaatagcaatcacaaagagactacaacataagatcctaaatctacccatcctacccgtctctcaagtttattattttaaggtcaagttatttatagtagggtgcacaaacgtgcgtcgggagcaaataggctctgataccaactgtgacaccctcaaaaAAACACGGAAAAATTTAAACACgtaatttctaaataaaaactgcatggatatgtttgtaataggttcattatagtaaaaacctgtaatttttaaaacctgaacctgttataaagatatccaattggaaggtgtcaaaacatgcaaggtttaaacaaacttatttACATAACCACCGCTAAAAATAGCGGAATAcaaaatgatacaaaccaaatgtACAGAGGGAGACATGTGTCCCTAAAAAGTGTGACATACGTGTCACTACAAAATGGgaaccaatctaggttccaaggtttctttgctcgctagctcgtccgtgtaccccatataagcatcacctacctgtcaatcgcattttatacaaacacgaaagccacagtcagtggggagtaactccgagtcctcccagccacgaaatgtcaagtTAATATAACATGAAAGCATATAAATATGAGCAAATATAATACATAGCCCATATAAAGGCTAAACAATCAAGCTTTTCATGAAAAACATTCAATATAAACAACATATAGTCCTTGtatgtgaatactagaccaactcaagctacactatcatgtgagtcaaataacacacgggaatccaaactctatcaaccatagccggcttgcatctcaccttctatgattcatagaatcatcaaacaagaaagggcaatatatctagagacaggcataagttcctagtacagtcaatagtcactttgtaactcgagtctataccacgaggtagggaagctagtattttggctcagaggttacatttaaaacatggccaagatacgactcaaccctaatcctagactgcgcagacctagagaaatgcggataaaactaccgcacccaagactcatgataaaaccacatgagtaccctaaggagtccaccaaaaggttggttagtacttaagctgaccatctactcacaaaataggcagaaaggtcatgccccagcttggatataaacccaccaagccaggaacacaaaggctattaagccgtgaacatacactcgtcaaagactataatgacctatctatgacaataaCTGAAAATACTCACTTAAGACCTCCTCCCAAGTGAATACTTTAGCCAACTTAACAATAAAAAGGGCAAAAAGTCCAAACTTGTAAATATAAATGATCACAagctagcatatgaaaggctacacAAGAATATAATCCAATGACATTCTAACAATACAATCCAATATGGCCAAGGTACCAAGTTtccaaaatatgaattataaataTCAAGGCATTAATATATAGCATCCAATTACAACCAAAGTCATCCACTGTTATCTAAACTTACCGCAAAGACAAATCCCCGTCccaagtcccgcgacgggtcattggtcaaatcagggctgaccggtttaaacctaatttgaccaaactcattcggtcatattggcccagctcagagtcttggttCATTTTGACTCAAATCACATAATTCAACATAATACAAATCATGTGAAAATTATCAACATAAGGGAAAATTATTCTAACTTATAAACTAACCCATTTCCAACAATTTCTCCTACTAATAAAAATTACTAATACGCCAAAATGTAAGCATTGTTCAAATGTACAAATGACAACTACAAAACATCAAACAAAAGCTCAAACATACAATCCGAACAACGGCCAAACCCGGCCACACACACGGCTACACACATACGGACACATCCACACCACATACACACACCACACACGGCACACACACGGCCTGATTTGGGGCTGTTTTGGGCTGTTTTGGGCAGCCCTACGGTCTCCTTCCTTCTCCCTCCAAAACCCGTCTCAACAATGTTACAAAACCATTCCAACAACACACAACCATTAACAATTCAATTCAACACTACCAACATATGAATTATACCTCATAATAATCATACTTTAACAAATATATTCATATAAAATAAATTTAACATATTAACAACCACATaaacatccaacacacaaaaaaatgtgacatatatcgccgagtaactcggaatagttaccttaagcttgaaaaaggcaaataacccttaagaaaaccctaaaaacagtagctacccatcatcctctactatataggagtcccctatatcatcctcataatcttcacctattaaaaacaacaaaaacacaataataattactaaaaccgaaattatgcccaaaatcatcttaaatcgacataatgaaaactaaaattaaaacatactaggatgtagatcttgaagagaggattccgaaaatataaattttgcgaaaatcggactagaaacgaagaagttatgatgaaattacgattgtaagtttatttgattttttttttttgtggattttcggaagaacaaagatcaagaggaacaaaataaaaaaaaatgaaaccctAGGAAGAATGGGGGGGGGGATGCCTCATGGGGGTTAgggtctattttttttttttactcggtTTTGATTCGTTTTGACGGAAATTCAAATTATTCGTCAAACGCGATTTTCGAAAACgctaaagtttttaaacacgagtttACTAGAAAATTAAGTACCCCTATGCCCTATATCCTAactcatttacccaacgaccgtaaaaAATAGAAAATCCCATGTTTACGACTTTTCATCGAAATAACCTTTTATTAAAGAAAAGGttcaaatatagtttaaattacttttaaacatttccaaactatcaaaaataattatattacttcaaaataaaataaaattatattttatcgaattattattatttcaaataaattaatattaaattaaagttgatttaaaatattacttttaaaatataataacggtccaaatttacggggtgttacaaaaaccacatcgatagtcatcacaactgcatacaactcccataaatactgaaTCAGAATAACTTCttagacaagaaaaacttactcaaatccactttactaaatcataacacaacatattttatgaattaaacagataataacctcgtgaatatcatccccttaccatatcacagattgacatgtatcatgaatacatacaattatagccagtcatgccagatcactcaaattattacctttttgaatatcattcaattagatcagtgtactcaacatgcattacagaacattcaaataacaactttatgataatcacaccataccacgtcttgtgaggtcaaaacttcacacaaacatttatatatcacagacccgtaatcacatccaaccagtcaatcctgatcacgtaagttaccactcaacaaaggttacctgtcgcccgagcttaactcgcatgccccttatcacattcttccattcgcataaccaaaGCACCTTCGCCACACATAACTATACAAActaacactcactatgagaaaccgcctcctaagactatgtcttatacttcctcacaaccatacctatcaattcaatctctacaaaatcagcctctgtagaattgccatctttcctatttatcattaaccttaaccactagcgacaacacctccacacaactaccgttcgtacatcaaacttcttacactcatctctaaacatcaccgtttcttccctatctttggttatTATCCCCAATAACGAgcgcatcaaatccatcaacaaaattacctcaacattatttccaatactatccttaattgtatcatcatctaactctccaccaaaatctcatatcctgcagatattctaccaacttcttactttccttaattcctcaaaactcaagactaatcttgTTGTTCCGAAGCTCCTGTATAATCATTAATTCAATTCCTCATGATATTATCACgcatcttgacgattccttacttttatatcacatatctccggtgaacattttcttagttttactcccctcatgcttttctttttacactcgactaaagcaattgaccattcaactccttattacttcttcctaactttttagtgctccgatcaccttctaattgctccaaaattccaatcccattatttcttatcgatattatctcactcttccttaccatgggtcccctctcatcactccactcactcacacttgtcgttaatttgtccataaaaatcaacatttaaagttcaaacaattacatctctagaaatcaatatttttttttttaccgttaattgcccaaggaaatcacacattagtttcgtctctcgataacataaatttccaaactcagtcactatctgcaaatccacgtcgcgacatgtctccattaagttcactatataccactcttctcaattcctctaaaacgacctttcattacat is a genomic window containing:
- the LOC141632391 gene encoding uncharacterized protein LOC141632391 — translated: MAPPRKAVDNAILQALTQILQNQQNQPVPAPLLSPPPEGAPGTYTWVANQLTRNNSKTYGGEVDPVALTEWFRDLEKSFALYEVREGDKDLVETRFYPKELKQQRLKEFMELKQGNLSVQAFTDKFNELSHYATRLVKNEDEKAFFYLEKLTPKLKSMIRRDSTSFVSIYDDALWAESTLRAIDEEARTTSTTITSLGKRPFYPTSRPYVVPSRPYVSPSTPSYPNKRRFVPSGQANQGARNLSPSNNKGLKDRVCYQCRKPAHPGVGCFDRDRPIICFFCNKPGHKANVCPRRRPLLLLHTAIPERPRGRIFLMSRRGRGTPGYSHGTFLIFEVPCLVLFDTGASLSFISMKLSDKLLLESSLGESTDISLPSGDIFSCSNIYSNVPISISGSIFPANLFRFPLEEFDDVPIVCEYPDVFPDELPGIPPERDVEFSIDLVPGTGPIAKAPYRMAPSELKELRIQLDDLIEKGFIRPSASPGVLPFSL